The following proteins come from a genomic window of Yinghuangia sp. ASG 101:
- a CDS encoding glycosyltransferase yields MTGDAYAPRQTPSVAAVFVTYNRAGLLRETLAATAKSTRAADEVIVVDNASTDDTAAMLAAEFPGVTHIRLAANTGAAGGFAAGLRAAEAHGHDWAWLFNDDDHPVPDALATMLARLPELPDRTAMFASWLIDDTGTVARLGSGWRDRRLPLVEPPPGGGPYPVDVLIFAGALVNTAAVREIGVPKPEYFMMWEEMEYCVRARRTGWAVYILPEPLVATLHVGAASAPPWRLYYQSRNHLAMALEHRSPAEIWHWAVRQAKFTAVTLARQDRKAARTKARALGAWHALRGRTGRTVPPV; encoded by the coding sequence GTGACCGGCGATGCCTACGCACCGCGCCAAACGCCTTCCGTGGCCGCGGTGTTCGTCACCTACAACCGAGCCGGCCTGCTGCGCGAGACGCTGGCCGCGACGGCGAAGTCCACCCGTGCGGCGGACGAGGTCATCGTCGTCGACAACGCGTCCACGGACGACACCGCGGCCATGTTGGCGGCCGAGTTCCCCGGCGTCACCCACATCCGGCTCGCCGCGAACACCGGGGCCGCGGGCGGGTTCGCGGCCGGGCTGCGCGCCGCCGAGGCCCACGGGCACGACTGGGCCTGGCTGTTCAACGACGACGACCACCCGGTGCCCGACGCACTGGCCACGATGCTCGCCCGGCTGCCGGAACTGCCGGACCGGACCGCGATGTTCGCCTCGTGGCTGATCGACGACACCGGAACCGTCGCCCGGCTCGGCTCGGGCTGGCGCGACCGCAGGCTGCCCCTCGTCGAACCCCCGCCCGGCGGCGGCCCGTACCCGGTCGACGTCCTGATCTTCGCCGGAGCCCTGGTCAACACCGCCGCGGTGCGCGAAATCGGGGTGCCCAAGCCGGAGTACTTCATGATGTGGGAGGAGATGGAGTACTGCGTGCGCGCCCGCCGTACCGGCTGGGCCGTGTACATCCTCCCCGAACCCCTGGTCGCCACCCTCCACGTCGGCGCGGCCTCCGCACCGCCGTGGCGCCTGTACTACCAGTCGCGCAACCACTTGGCGATGGCCCTGGAACACCGCTCGCCCGCCGAGATCTGGCACTGGGCGGTACGCCAGGCCAAGTTCACCGCGGTCACCCTGGCACGGCAGGACCGCAAGGCGGCACGGACGAAGGCGCGTGCGCTGGGGGCGTGGCACGCGCTGCGGGGGAGGACGGGGCGCACGGTGCCGCCGGTGTGA
- a CDS encoding uracil-DNA glycosylase, giving the protein MAARPLHETVEAGWAKALEPVADNIAAMGDFLRREIAEGRSYVPAGANILRAFTQPFDDVRVLIVGQDPYPTPGHAVGLSFSVAPDVSPLPPSLINIFRELTTDLGLPMPSNGDLTPWTRQGVLLLNRALTTAPRKPGAHRDKGWEPVTEQAIRALVERGKPMTAILWGRDARNLRPLLGSSIPAVESAHPSPMSANGGFFGSRPFSRTNSMLAHMGANPIDWRLP; this is encoded by the coding sequence ATGGCCGCACGACCACTACATGAGACCGTCGAAGCAGGCTGGGCCAAGGCTTTGGAACCGGTCGCCGACAATATCGCGGCGATGGGCGACTTCCTGCGCCGCGAGATCGCGGAGGGCCGCAGCTACGTCCCGGCGGGCGCGAACATCCTGCGCGCGTTCACCCAGCCGTTCGACGACGTACGCGTGCTCATCGTCGGGCAGGACCCGTATCCCACGCCGGGCCACGCGGTCGGGCTGAGTTTCTCGGTCGCCCCCGACGTCAGCCCGCTGCCGCCCAGTCTGATCAACATCTTTCGCGAGCTGACCACCGACCTCGGTCTGCCGATGCCGTCGAACGGCGACCTCACGCCGTGGACGCGGCAGGGCGTGCTGCTGCTCAACCGCGCCCTCACCACCGCGCCGCGCAAACCCGGAGCGCACCGCGACAAGGGCTGGGAGCCCGTCACCGAGCAGGCGATACGGGCCCTGGTGGAGCGCGGCAAGCCGATGACGGCGATCCTGTGGGGCCGGGACGCCCGCAATCTCCGTCCGCTGCTCGGGAGTTCGATCCCGGCCGTCGAATCGGCGCATCCGAGCCCGATGTCGGCGAACGGCGGCTTCTTCGGCTCGCGCCCGTTCAGCCGGACGAACTCGATGCTGGCGCACATGGGAGCGAACCCGATCGACTGGCGGTTGCCCTGA
- a CDS encoding glycosyltransferase family 4 protein, which produces MRVVVIVGFPGVPWETDWVKASGYAAEVIRLSNTDALTWPRVEGAPYLAQDPDDPRHYQIKTFGWRPSRILGRVSHTMMARRYRRAVRYIARTHGTVDVVHAHFYWAHYLVAMKRELAIPYVVTEHHTSWQGHWTEPPPSPLGIKRARELYAGAATVVTVCGSLRDKITAYGLTGNFEVVYNPVDASGFALPAPDAGRASRRDTVEFVSVARLAPAKGFDVLIDAFAAASREDPRLRLTIVGDGRERPKLEEQAARSRVADVVTFAGRLPRSEIARLLSESDAFVLASRAENLTVAVLEAWCAGLPVVTTDVGGHAEVMEPHLGHLVPSEDTAALAAALRAVADAPEAYDRHRIAVEARKKFAPEAVGAELERIYRSAVAGGKAGSV; this is translated from the coding sequence ATGCGTGTCGTGGTGATCGTCGGGTTTCCCGGAGTCCCGTGGGAGACGGACTGGGTCAAGGCCTCGGGGTACGCGGCGGAGGTCATCCGGCTGTCGAACACCGACGCGTTGACGTGGCCCCGGGTGGAGGGCGCGCCGTACCTCGCACAGGATCCGGACGACCCCCGGCACTACCAGATCAAGACGTTCGGCTGGCGGCCGTCCCGGATCCTCGGGCGCGTCTCGCACACCATGATGGCCCGCCGCTACCGGCGGGCGGTGCGCTACATCGCACGCACCCACGGAACCGTCGACGTCGTCCACGCGCACTTCTATTGGGCGCACTACCTGGTGGCGATGAAGCGCGAGCTGGCCATCCCGTATGTGGTCACCGAACACCACACGTCCTGGCAGGGCCACTGGACCGAGCCGCCGCCGAGTCCGCTCGGGATCAAGCGCGCCCGCGAGCTGTACGCGGGGGCGGCGACGGTGGTCACGGTGTGCGGGTCGCTGCGAGACAAGATCACCGCGTACGGACTGACCGGCAACTTCGAGGTCGTGTACAACCCCGTCGACGCGTCGGGCTTCGCGCTCCCGGCCCCCGACGCGGGGCGTGCCTCCCGGCGCGACACCGTCGAGTTCGTCTCGGTGGCGCGCCTGGCGCCCGCGAAGGGGTTCGACGTGCTCATCGACGCCTTCGCGGCGGCCTCGCGCGAGGACCCCCGGCTGCGTCTGACGATCGTCGGCGACGGCCGCGAGCGGCCCAAGCTGGAGGAACAGGCGGCGCGGTCGCGCGTCGCCGACGTCGTCACCTTCGCCGGGCGCCTGCCGCGTTCCGAAATCGCCCGGCTGCTGAGCGAATCCGACGCCTTTGTTCTCGCGTCCCGCGCCGAGAACCTGACCGTCGCCGTCCTTGAGGCGTGGTGCGCCGGGCTCCCGGTCGTCACCACCGACGTCGGGGGGCACGCGGAGGTCATGGAACCGCATCTCGGACACCTCGTCCCCTCCGAGGACACGGCAGCCCTGGCCGCCGCGCTGCGCGCCGTGGCGGACGCCCCGGAGGCGTACGACCGGCACCGCATCGCGGTCGAGGCGCGGAAGAAGTTCGCGCCGGAGGCGGTCGGCGCCGAACTGGAGCGGATCTACCGTTCGGCCGTCGCGGGCGGTAAGGCAGGATCGGTGTAG
- a CDS encoding class I SAM-dependent methyltransferase, whose translation MDAKAWDERYAGTELVWSAEPNRFVAAETTDLKPGRALDLAAGEGRNSIWLAKQGWQVTAVDFSAAALAKGKLLADAQGATVDWLTADLVTWTPEAESYDLVLIAYLHLPEDEMRDVLTKAAAALAPGGTLLLIGHDLTNLTEGTGGPQDPSILHTPETVADAMPDLRITRAERVHRPVTVEGEPREAIDTLVRATRS comes from the coding sequence GTGGACGCGAAGGCATGGGACGAGCGGTACGCCGGAACCGAGCTGGTGTGGTCCGCCGAACCAAACCGCTTCGTCGCGGCGGAGACCACCGACCTGAAGCCCGGCCGAGCCCTCGACCTCGCCGCAGGCGAGGGCCGCAACTCCATCTGGCTTGCCAAACAGGGCTGGCAGGTCACCGCCGTCGACTTCTCCGCCGCCGCCCTCGCGAAGGGCAAACTGCTCGCCGACGCCCAAGGCGCGACCGTCGACTGGCTCACCGCCGACCTGGTCACCTGGACCCCCGAAGCCGAGTCCTACGACCTCGTCCTGATCGCCTACCTCCACCTCCCCGAGGACGAGATGCGCGACGTCCTCACAAAAGCCGCCGCCGCACTCGCCCCAGGAGGCACGCTCCTCCTCATCGGCCACGACCTGACCAACCTCACCGAAGGCACGGGCGGTCCCCAGGACCCGTCCATCCTCCACACCCCGGAAACCGTCGCAGACGCGATGCCTGATCTCCGCATCACCCGCGCCGAGCGAGTCCACCGCCCGGTCACCGTCGAGGGCGAACCCCGCGAAGCCATCGACACCCTCGTCCGCGCAACCCGTTCCTGA
- a CDS encoding NUDIX hydrolase: MSDVTGAPPARDAAVVVARDGDGQVALLSAEFPRHGGEYLFLPGGRREGDETPEECARRELREEAGITAAAWRSLGTYAITLASPARVHLFEARQLTLGPQQLTPTEEGFALSWWSMQDALAALADGQFLLPAGPLALLLADRQGD; this comes from the coding sequence ATGAGCGATGTAACGGGAGCCCCTCCCGCGCGGGACGCGGCGGTCGTGGTGGCCCGCGACGGTGACGGGCAAGTAGCACTCCTGTCAGCGGAATTTCCGCGTCACGGCGGTGAGTACCTGTTCCTGCCCGGAGGTCGCAGAGAAGGCGATGAGACACCGGAAGAATGCGCGCGGCGCGAACTCCGTGAGGAGGCGGGGATCACCGCAGCGGCCTGGCGGTCTTTGGGGACGTACGCGATCACGCTGGCATCGCCTGCTCGGGTGCACCTGTTCGAAGCCCGGCAGTTGACGCTGGGGCCGCAGCAACTCACGCCTACCGAAGAGGGGTTCGCGCTCTCCTGGTGGTCGATGCAAGATGCGCTTGCCGCTCTTGCCGACGGGCAGTTTCTCCTTCCTGCCGGTCCGCTTGCGCTGCTGTTGGCCGACCGGCAGGGAGACTGA
- a CDS encoding STM4013/SEN3800 family hydrolase, producing the protein MINAAELIRDGAGILFVTLDSLRYDVARSAYDDGLTPHLATILPPGGWERRHTPGTFTLPAHIAFFHGFLPKLPQPEQPPRLWECRPPAFKTVRAETFVFESRNLLTGLRAYGYHTACIGGVTYFSRETPLGSVLPDLFDEDHWRPEFCSPALGSTRWQVDHALEIAAAYESQPLFLFVNVSATHVPHGHYVGESVDSARSQLAALAYADVHLGRLVADLDTQRPWLIIICADHGDAYGDDGYHGRGIAHPAVMNVPFAAMVR; encoded by the coding sequence ATGATCAACGCAGCCGAGCTGATCCGAGACGGCGCCGGAATCCTGTTCGTGACCCTCGACTCGCTGCGCTACGACGTCGCCCGGTCCGCCTACGACGACGGTCTGACACCTCACCTGGCAACTATCCTTCCGCCAGGCGGGTGGGAACGGCGCCACACACCAGGCACGTTCACCCTGCCCGCGCACATTGCGTTCTTCCACGGTTTCCTGCCCAAGCTCCCACAGCCCGAGCAACCCCCGCGTCTGTGGGAATGCCGTCCCCCGGCGTTCAAGACGGTACGGGCGGAGACTTTCGTGTTCGAATCACGGAACCTCCTCACCGGTCTCAGAGCCTACGGGTACCACACCGCGTGTATCGGAGGCGTCACCTACTTCTCCCGCGAAACTCCACTTGGCTCAGTTTTGCCGGATCTCTTCGACGAAGACCACTGGCGCCCCGAATTCTGCTCACCGGCACTGGGCTCCACCAGGTGGCAGGTCGACCACGCCCTGGAAATCGCCGCAGCCTATGAATCCCAACCGTTGTTCCTGTTCGTCAACGTATCGGCCACTCACGTCCCCCACGGCCACTACGTCGGCGAAAGCGTCGACAGCGCACGGTCACAACTTGCCGCGCTCGCCTACGCCGACGTTCACTTGGGCCGGCTCGTCGCCGACCTGGACACTCAACGCCCATGGCTGATCATCATTTGTGCCGACCACGGCGACGCGTATGGAGACGACGGCTACCACGGCCGAGGGATAGCTCATCCCGCGGTGATGAACGTGCCTTTCGCGGCCATGGTCCGGTGA
- a CDS encoding thymidylate kinase, with the protein MSLLTSPPYRPITPGSRPGPMLVLEGVSGIGKSTVARLLAERLHGTALHTLTEPHTGWSTSANVRLRPLPQFAFYLSGLLQVSDVVRERRAALPVIADRYRASVIACHSAVHNLDVRAVMHLMQPFDPYLETPDLSFYLHCSKPMLRERLAAKREQGTLTSDDVEVFGMPGRLSRLLANFETVADEDATAVILDTDGVTPAELVNQIMTHVEATRAQAH; encoded by the coding sequence ATGAGCCTGCTTACCTCGCCGCCGTACCGACCGATCACACCTGGCTCCCGTCCTGGACCGATGTTGGTCCTCGAAGGCGTGTCGGGCATCGGAAAGTCCACCGTGGCCCGACTTCTCGCCGAACGCCTTCACGGCACTGCGCTCCACACACTCACCGAGCCACACACTGGGTGGTCGACCTCGGCGAACGTGCGCCTGAGGCCGCTGCCGCAGTTCGCCTTCTACCTGTCCGGCCTGCTCCAGGTTTCCGACGTTGTACGCGAGCGGCGCGCCGCCCTCCCGGTGATCGCGGACCGCTACCGGGCTTCGGTGATCGCCTGCCACAGTGCTGTTCACAATCTCGATGTCCGCGCCGTGATGCACCTGATGCAGCCGTTCGATCCGTATCTCGAAACACCCGACCTCTCGTTCTACCTGCACTGCTCGAAACCGATGCTGCGTGAACGTTTGGCGGCCAAGCGAGAGCAAGGGACGTTGACTTCGGACGATGTCGAAGTGTTCGGCATGCCCGGACGCCTGTCCCGGTTGCTCGCGAACTTCGAGACGGTGGCGGACGAGGACGCCACCGCCGTGATCCTCGACACCGATGGTGTTACTCCCGCCGAACTCGTCAACCAAATCATGACGCATGTGGAGGCGACGCGTGCTCAGGCCCATTGA
- a CDS encoding radical SAM protein has protein sequence MLPELCSEHYVEIISAMQNTGLKRVYFTGGEPPVSPLARPVLERLPAAGPDGSYTLFTNGTRMRANCACLSSTRLDKVKIPLHYFSDASLRAITSTRIGIATILEGIEAARETFERVELNCVLVQDNAHEIRAILDFALERRLPVQFIEMVGTDFNQGRAISAVAADDTVAYLRSLTRDEHTEVAGVGQERRVFRIDGVEIDVIHRHLGRHHVGQCGTCPLRTKCVEGFWALRVDHAGGLQPCLLRDDLRLDLTSLLTNPRQLAAAVAAHVAAFTEGTQ, from the coding sequence ATGCTGCCGGAACTTTGTTCTGAGCACTACGTCGAGATCATCTCCGCGATGCAGAACACCGGCCTCAAACGCGTGTACTTCACTGGTGGTGAGCCCCCGGTCTCACCGCTGGCCCGGCCCGTGTTGGAGCGGCTGCCCGCAGCAGGTCCGGACGGCTCGTACACGTTGTTCACGAACGGCACACGTATGCGCGCGAATTGCGCGTGTCTCAGTTCGACACGGCTGGACAAGGTGAAGATCCCGTTGCACTACTTCTCGGACGCATCACTGCGGGCCATCACAAGCACACGAATCGGCATCGCCACGATCCTGGAAGGCATCGAGGCGGCGCGCGAAACCTTCGAGCGCGTTGAGCTGAACTGCGTTCTGGTCCAGGACAACGCGCATGAAATCAGGGCCATCCTCGACTTCGCCTTGGAGCGCCGACTGCCAGTGCAGTTCATCGAGATGGTCGGCACCGATTTCAACCAAGGACGTGCGATCTCGGCAGTCGCCGCAGACGACACTGTGGCGTATCTGCGGAGCCTCACCCGCGATGAGCACACGGAAGTCGCCGGCGTCGGGCAAGAGCGGCGGGTCTTCCGCATCGACGGGGTGGAGATCGACGTCATCCACCGACATCTCGGGCGCCATCACGTCGGCCAGTGTGGTACTTGCCCCCTGCGGACGAAGTGCGTTGAAGGCTTCTGGGCACTGCGCGTGGACCACGCCGGAGGTCTCCAGCCCTGCCTCCTGCGGGATGACCTGCGTCTGGACCTTACCAGCCTGTTGACCAATCCCAGACAGCTCGCCGCAGCAGTCGCCGCGCACGTCGCGGCTTTCACGGAGGGGACCCAATGA
- a CDS encoding XRE family transcriptional regulator: MIWPKVVQERVKTGNDRELVHSYPYRSACPSTVWSELIEAASEEMFLAGYTNYFFWTQVPHFADTIRRKAESGCRVRFLLGAPDGDVTRQREEIENVALSVSTRIRITLEHLERLGEIPNVETRFSAPLDAINHVSLSVFRFDNQALVTPHLARLVGHDSPLLHLRKHGVGEIFDRFVEHAEELWSRAVPR, encoded by the coding sequence ATGATTTGGCCGAAGGTCGTACAGGAACGCGTGAAAACTGGAAATGACCGCGAGTTGGTACACAGCTACCCCTACCGCTCCGCGTGTCCGTCCACCGTCTGGTCTGAATTGATCGAGGCAGCAAGCGAGGAAATGTTCCTCGCCGGCTACACCAACTACTTTTTTTGGACTCAGGTACCGCACTTCGCCGACACCATCCGACGCAAGGCTGAATCAGGATGCCGGGTGCGGTTCCTGCTCGGAGCCCCGGACGGAGACGTGACCCGGCAGCGCGAGGAAATCGAGAACGTGGCACTGTCGGTATCCACGCGAATTCGCATCACGCTCGAACACCTCGAACGGCTCGGGGAAATTCCCAATGTGGAAACGCGATTCTCGGCCCCGCTGGACGCGATCAATCATGTGAGCCTTTCCGTTTTCCGATTTGACAACCAAGCTCTGGTCACGCCCCATCTGGCCCGACTTGTCGGTCATGACTCCCCGCTGTTGCATCTGCGCAAGCATGGAGTCGGCGAGATTTTCGACAGGTTCGTTGAACACGCTGAGGAACTGTGGAGCCGGGCCGTTCCGAGATAG
- a CDS encoding YdcF family protein, whose translation MPDHSLTITDDQRHCAELIWEYHQMRQPLRRCDAAIGLGSHDLGVAAFAAKLYHEGMFGTLVFSGGNSPTTAARFPRGEAVHFREHALELGVPDDVILLEPNAGNTGQNIAFSRDVLAAVGIVTTSILLISKPYMERRSYATARKVWPEVEVTCASEPLVFDDYLTAIGDAKLVIDMLVGDLQRVIEYPGRGFAIEQDVPDSVYAAYLSLLQDGFDSRIMAG comes from the coding sequence GTGCCGGATCATAGCCTGACGATCACGGACGACCAGCGCCATTGTGCCGAACTCATTTGGGAATATCACCAGATGCGGCAACCCCTCAGGCGCTGTGATGCCGCGATCGGGCTCGGTAGCCACGACCTCGGCGTCGCCGCGTTTGCCGCAAAGCTTTATCACGAAGGCATGTTCGGAACATTGGTCTTCAGCGGTGGCAACAGCCCCACCACAGCCGCGCGGTTTCCGCGTGGTGAGGCTGTGCACTTTCGCGAGCATGCTCTCGAACTCGGTGTTCCCGACGACGTGATCCTCCTGGAACCGAATGCCGGGAACACCGGTCAGAACATCGCCTTCTCGCGTGATGTCCTGGCCGCTGTCGGGATCGTGACTACGTCGATTCTCCTGATCTCCAAGCCGTATATGGAGCGGCGTTCGTATGCTACGGCCCGCAAGGTTTGGCCCGAAGTCGAAGTGACCTGTGCGTCCGAACCCCTTGTCTTTGACGACTATCTCACGGCGATCGGTGACGCGAAGCTCGTCATCGACATGCTTGTCGGGGACCTGCAACGCGTCATCGAGTACCCGGGGCGGGGCTTTGCCATCGAGCAGGACGTCCCAGACAGCGTGTACGCCGCGTACTTGTCTCTGCTTCAGGACGGCTTCGACAGTCGCATCATGGCCGGGTAG
- a CDS encoding HD domain-containing protein has translation MGLSGWAYHLAEDLLAGPLPQRWAHSQGVAQRAHALGPILGSEAELLYAAAVLHDIGYAPALAKIGFHPLDGARYLRDVAHADERVTRLVAHHSCALLEAEERGLAADLTAEFPPETDHLVDALIYCDMTTSPNGDPTTAEARIAEILSRYGNDSIVGRFIRRAQPEIHAAVARVRERVAVTTTPSASPSASTVTG, from the coding sequence ATGGGGTTGAGCGGCTGGGCGTACCACCTCGCCGAGGACCTTCTCGCCGGCCCACTCCCGCAACGCTGGGCCCACTCACAAGGCGTCGCCCAGCGCGCACACGCGCTGGGCCCCATCCTCGGCAGCGAGGCAGAGTTGCTGTACGCGGCAGCCGTCCTGCACGACATCGGCTACGCACCCGCCCTGGCCAAGATCGGATTCCACCCCTTGGACGGCGCACGCTACCTCCGCGATGTCGCCCACGCCGACGAACGCGTAACGCGCCTGGTCGCCCATCACTCTTGCGCGCTGCTGGAGGCCGAGGAACGCGGTTTGGCCGCCGATCTCACCGCCGAGTTCCCCCCGGAAACCGACCACCTCGTCGACGCCCTCATCTACTGCGACATGACCACCTCCCCAAACGGCGACCCCACGACCGCAGAAGCACGCATCGCGGAAATCCTGAGCCGCTACGGAAACGACAGCATCGTCGGCCGCTTCATCCGCCGCGCACAACCCGAGATCCACGCGGCAGTTGCGCGCGTACGTGAACGTGTCGCCGTCACAACGACGCCGTCCGCGTCACCCTCCGCCTCCACCGTGACCGGGTAG
- a CDS encoding glycosyltransferase family 2 protein, with amino-acid sequence MTTSEAPRESAATAPALPSVSVVVPSYNYARYLPSNVGSLLDQEGVDVRVLVLDDASTDETPDVGAELARDPRVTYERHTTNKGHIATYNEGLLEWADGDFCVLLSADDLLTPGALARATAVMAADPDVTFVYGNPVRFLSGGPLPDARTGARSRTWTGDRWIRGVFRAGRNLILSPEVVARTGAHHDAGGYNPRLPHSGDLEMWLRLARRGSVGWLPDADQAYYRIHDSNMHHSAFDARARLEQLRDGYESFLDNDGKDLPYRNAIHTAMRRKLARGVLRKVIRTLDAGEDTADGLTVRELYDLAAELTDLRKLPEYPGVRTRMAIGPRHCRRLNPVTSLITARRGRDWIRWHGNRVRPV; translated from the coding sequence ATGACGACAAGCGAGGCCCCGCGGGAATCCGCCGCCACCGCTCCCGCCCTGCCGAGCGTGAGCGTGGTCGTCCCCTCCTACAACTACGCCCGCTACCTGCCCTCCAACGTCGGCAGCCTGCTCGACCAAGAGGGCGTGGACGTACGGGTCTTGGTCCTCGATGACGCCTCGACCGACGAAACCCCCGACGTCGGCGCCGAGTTGGCCCGCGACCCCCGCGTGACGTACGAGCGTCACACGACCAACAAGGGCCATATCGCCACCTACAACGAGGGTCTGCTGGAGTGGGCCGACGGCGACTTCTGCGTGCTCCTCTCCGCGGACGACCTGCTGACCCCCGGTGCGCTCGCCCGGGCCACCGCCGTCATGGCGGCCGATCCCGACGTCACGTTCGTCTACGGCAACCCCGTCAGGTTCCTCAGCGGCGGCCCGCTCCCGGACGCACGCACCGGCGCGCGCAGCCGGACCTGGACCGGCGACCGCTGGATCCGCGGCGTCTTCCGCGCCGGACGCAACCTGATCCTGTCCCCCGAGGTCGTCGCCCGGACCGGCGCCCACCACGACGCGGGCGGCTACAACCCGAGGCTGCCGCACTCCGGCGACCTGGAGATGTGGCTCCGGCTCGCCCGCCGGGGGTCGGTCGGCTGGCTCCCGGACGCCGACCAGGCCTACTACCGCATACACGACAGCAACATGCACCACTCGGCCTTCGACGCCCGCGCCCGCCTGGAGCAACTGCGCGACGGCTACGAGTCGTTCCTGGACAACGACGGCAAGGACCTGCCGTACCGCAATGCGATCCACACCGCCATGCGCCGCAAGCTCGCCCGAGGCGTACTCCGCAAGGTCATCCGCACCCTCGACGCCGGCGAGGACACCGCCGACGGCCTGACCGTCCGCGAACTCTACGACCTGGCGGCCGAGTTGACCGACCTCCGCAAACTCCCCGAATACCCGGGCGTCCGCACCCGCATGGCCATAGGCCCCCGCCACTGCCGCCGCCTCAACCCCGTCACTTCCCTCATCACCGCCCGCCGGGGCCGAGACTGGATCCGCTGGCACGGCAACCGTGTGAGGCCGGTGTAG
- a CDS encoding GNAT family N-acetyltransferase codes for MRTSAPPHLLVDAGELEQIAPAWRDLAAAHGGSYFSTPDWVLSWWEAFGGTGGESATVAVWPAGGGELEAVVPLLKGRQRWHPRLPVGTRTVTVLGSGLAAADHCGFAVSPGRADDVRAWLAAVARRGALWLPNLDQATGAAFVPPGARLVERTACPTMPADPDRIGSARFRKDLRHYRRRLAAEGVTFRFAAPGAVDEPLFDTLLALHARRQEILGRATMFDTARKPFHRALARRAAPGRGPCAMVADGPEGPVGVLYGFLWGDTFSYYQTGWDEAYGRLSLGTVLVAEAVAAVRAQGAAVFDFLRGAEEYKYRFGAVDRHDTTWLAGRGPSRLLLHGRIAARSRLGKARTR; via the coding sequence GTGAGGACGTCGGCGCCACCGCACCTCCTGGTCGACGCGGGCGAGTTGGAGCAGATCGCACCGGCCTGGCGGGACCTGGCCGCCGCGCACGGAGGCTCGTACTTCTCCACGCCCGACTGGGTGCTTTCGTGGTGGGAGGCCTTCGGAGGCACGGGCGGTGAGTCCGCGACGGTCGCGGTCTGGCCCGCGGGCGGCGGCGAACTCGAGGCCGTCGTCCCGCTTCTGAAGGGCCGTCAGCGGTGGCATCCGCGGCTCCCGGTGGGCACGCGGACCGTCACCGTCCTGGGCTCCGGCCTCGCGGCGGCCGACCACTGCGGTTTCGCGGTGTCCCCCGGCCGTGCCGACGACGTCCGGGCATGGCTCGCGGCGGTCGCCCGGCGAGGTGCCCTGTGGTTGCCGAACCTCGACCAGGCGACGGGCGCGGCCTTCGTCCCCCCTGGTGCGCGCCTCGTCGAACGCACCGCGTGTCCGACGATGCCCGCCGACCCCGACCGCATCGGATCGGCGCGCTTCCGCAAGGACCTCCGGCACTACCGGCGGCGGCTGGCCGCCGAGGGCGTCACCTTCCGCTTCGCCGCCCCCGGCGCCGTCGACGAACCGTTGTTCGACACTCTGCTCGCGCTGCACGCCCGCCGCCAGGAAATCCTGGGCCGGGCCACGATGTTCGACACCGCCCGTAAGCCCTTCCACCGCGCCCTCGCGCGGCGCGCGGCACCCGGGCGCGGCCCGTGCGCGATGGTCGCCGACGGACCGGAGGGCCCCGTCGGGGTTCTCTACGGCTTCCTGTGGGGCGACACGTTCTCCTACTACCAGACCGGCTGGGACGAGGCGTATGGCCGGCTGAGCCTCGGCACCGTCCTCGTCGCCGAGGCCGTGGCGGCCGTCCGGGCCCAGGGCGCCGCGGTGTTCGACTTCCTGCGCGGCGCCGAAGAGTACAAGTACCGGTTCGGCGCCGTCGACCGGCACGACACCACCTGGCTGGCGGGACGCGGACCGTCCCGGCTGCTGTTGCACGGCCGCATCGCGGCGAGGTCACGGCTCGGAAAGGCGAGAACGCGATGA